TCCTTGGTTCCACTGCAAATGGGTTTAGTACTCAAGACATCTGAGAACACTGTCCCAAGCTGGCTTTCCAGCCTCCACCCTCAACACCCTTGTGCTACAATCACACTGCTGTCCCTTGAGGGAGCTCCACCCCTCCCTGCTTCTATTTCTGCTCTTCACTTTGCTTCCGTTGATCCTGAAATTCTTCCCCACTCTATGCAACTTCCACTAGTAGAAATTCTACCTTTCATTTAAGGATTCTATCAACTGCTACACCCCTTACAAAGCCTTTCCTGGGGCCttcaactgggctggcccctagatgtCGCTCAAGGCCCCCCTCCACAATTTTAAGAGCTAGAGGCCTTGGTGGGCGTGTTGGGAGCTGGGTAAAAGGAGTTCCTAACACATCCCATGGTCTCTCCCAGCCCCGGGGTTTAGGGGCGGCACACAGTTAGAGCTGAGCAATCAGGCCTGAAAGGCTTTCTCGATACCATCCTCTGGAACTGGTATGACAGTAAGCAGAGGCTTCAGGATTCAAGATTCAAAGACTGAAGACCATGAGTCCCAGCCAAATATCCTAGCTACTTGATGACTACTAAGACGCTGACTCTTCTCCATTGTCAGAATCTGAGATAACGTTTTCTCCTATGGCAGTTTTTCTAACTTGCCTTTTTCAACAGCTTTTTGTAGAAACATCCCTTACTAAACTAGAAACTACTACAAGGCAAGGACTGTGGCTTCCTTACCTCCTCTATACCCCCTACCACAGGGGGTATACCCTACTCTAAACCTCAAGAGACATCTATAATGTATCACATGATGACACTGGGACTAgaagaaagttttttttctttaatacctttaataaataaagagaactcTGGTCCTGGGGAGATTTGAGAAAGTTTCTGGCATCTTCCGAACTTTTGCATAATTGATAAATCCTCTGAGAAACAGGAGAAAGCctaattcaaaaaagaaaagtcaagaatgaACTCATAATTTCCATATTAAGTCCCCTCCCCAGACATACCCCTCGATAGCgctatttcattgtttttctgctAAAAGCTATCAAATCGTGAGCAAGTTCCCCAAAATTTCCAAAGGATTTCCACACCACACTTTCCATTTCTCAATGAGAAGACATAATCTCAGGAGCCAAATAAAAGTCTCCTTTGCGCATTCAGAATCTAATTGgtctaaaaaggaaacaaaaaataagatgggGCCAAACATTTACATTTGGAAGTCCTACTGAGAAGCATTATCAAAACCCACCTTCTGAGTTCCAAAAAAGTATTCCTAGATAATTAACTCCCGAAAGAAGAGGTTATAAACTGTTCTtctcaagtaaaaaaaattccatcCTTTCTTGCCAtaggattttctttctctgtcgATAATATATAATGCTGTCCACTAGATGTCAGGATCCCCTTACCTAGTACAGCAATTCTTATCTTCTCAACTCtactctttttctgtattttttttgtttttcttttctttttctttttttttttttttgctgaggaaaattcaccctgagctaacgtatagccaatgttcctctttttgcatgtgagccaCTGCAACAGCAAGgtcactgacagacgagtggtataggtctgtgcctgggaactgaacccaggccactggtGCAGTGTGTgtcgaactcaaccactaggccaccggggctgggccttctatttctctattcttaaaaaatatatacaaatagggTACTTTGCCATTTATTTACCAGGCAGTAAAGGAGTAAGAATGATTTTGTATGGCCACACCAGAATTTATATGTTCACAGAAGTCTGCACCTCGTGGAGGAGTCAGCGGGAAAGCGATGGGCCCCCTCCAATGGCAACTCAGACGCTCCTGGCCCTTCTCCTTCAGAGACAGATGGTCCCTGAGTCttagacacatttttttttaacacctttatggagatataatttacataccataaagttcacccgTTTAATGTGTATAATTCACTGGCTTTTAGTATAGTTATGAAGTTGTACAACCAaaaccataatctaattttagaatgtttttatcACCCCTAAAAAAATCTGTACTcataagcagtcactccccattcgcCTGCTcgctcccttcctcccctcagccctaggcaaccactttattttggatacattttaaaatacactcagtggtgaaaaactcTTTTTACTCAGAATTGAATTTGGCAATAACCAAGAGTCATAAGGACTGAGCTCAGTGAACACCATTCTGTTTGGCACCAAAAGCAACAAGTGACTACAGAGCAAGGGTCACCCCCTCAAATGCTGGGTGGGGGGCTCCTAGTGAACTGGAGAGCATATAACCTGTCTGGAGGAGACAGCTACAACTCAGCTCCAGTCAAACAGTGGGTGCCAATTTTGCTAGATATTccaattttaagaaaagtaaaaaaaaattcagatgttTAAGTGAAAactcttgattttaaaatgatagCAACTAAtaaaaaaacttctgaaaatcaCTGTGGAACAAACAAACCACAACAGGCTAGATGCAGCTTATGAGCTGCCAGCTCAAGAGCTCTGTGTAGACCTGGCCCGCACAGGAAAAACTCCAAAAAAATTGGTTCTCTCTGTAAGAGAAGCACCAAAAATGACCCAAACATTGGATCCAAATGCACTAAGTACATCCAAAGTCACCATTTTTTGTCTACTAGTAAGCAGTAAGATAGCAAGAATGATCAATTATAAAGTAGTATAAATTCATCTCCCATGAAACCTTAATATAGGAAGGAAATCGGtccattaaatttctttaaactttcgATACAGTCAAAAATCAACCTCAAAATATGTTTAATGGCCCTTCTTTGGTCCATTCAGGATTTGTGTGGACTTCAGACTTGAGGAACAAGGGGTAGTCAACCTTTCTCTTAAAGATGCAGTTTGCAGAATAAGCAAGCCAAGGAACCATTCCTCCAAAATAACTCTCCTATaggtcatttttattattaagctTCTTGGTAATCAAGGGAGGGGGGAAAAATcactatttctctttccttggaaTTCCAATGACTCTTAGTAGAGTAGATGTTATTGGGGAGATAGGGGGTGACGAGATGGGTGACTTGTATTTTCTAAGTAAAACTCAGCAATGTGTGGCTCTGTCAACCCAGGGGAAGCAGGTAGGTCCTGAATGTGTTAGGCGGCTGTTGGGCATGGGCTCTACGCTGTGCTAGCCAGACCTATCAGCAGCACTGCCACCACGGATTTTAATTAAGGAGGGAACAAGAAGGCCCAAAACAGGAGATAGGACAAAGTGATGTCACAGAAGCACAGCGAGGCAACTACGCCATCTTTAGCGGCCACAGGATGGCCCTGCTGTTGTTCTGTAGAAATGACAGCAGTGATGGTGGTCTGTTAttctatcatatatatttttttcacaaagaATGAAGAAGTCAACAGTATTCACCTCAGTgttctttgctttaaaatgtcttgggagaaaatattttgaaataaatgtttagagtaaaaaatataatcttaagACCAACAACCTGAAATGCCtggtatgtttaaaaaaaaaggtctcctcatcacaaaataatattcttattctCATCAACCGTGAACTAAAGAATTCTGGAAACCTAAAAGCAGCTCTTCCAGAAGCTATGTCTAGCAAGGCTACACATTTTCTGTTTACTACTGACAGATCCAACTGAAGATGGGCCACGCACACTCATGAGCAATTCAACTGGACGCAATATGCCTATAAGCAATTTGAGGTTGAGGTCTACGTACCCTTTGTGGCAATAACTcacaaggggaaaaaacccacagacTATAATGCCTACCACCACTAAAGGACATTTTATTAACAGGCATGTTATTCTGATGGTGACAATctttaagagagaaatattttttaaattatacttattGATAACATATTACTGTATAGTAAGCGATATGAGGGTTtactaaaagtaattttttaagttaatttttattgagtttatgatagtttacaatcttgcgaaatttcagtggtacgttattgtttgtcagtcgtgttgtaggtgcaccccttcaccctttgtacccacccccccaaccccctttcccctggtagccactaatctgttctctttgtctacatgtttaaattcctcatatgagcggagtcatacagagattgtccttctctatctggcttatttcacgtaacataattccctcaaggtccatccatgttgatgtgaatgggatgattttattcttttttatggctgagtagtattccattgtacatatataccttatcttctttatccaatcatcagttgatgggcacttaggttgcttccacatcttggctattataaataatgctgcaatgaacataggagtgcatgggacttctggaattgctgacttcaagctctttggatagatacctagtagtgggatggctatggtatttctatttttaattttttgagaaatacccatactgttttccatagtggctgcaccagtttgcattcccaccagcagtgtatgagaattcctttttctccacaacatcTCCAACATCTGTCACTTTTTGTTtgggttatttttgccattctaaagggtgtaagatgatatcttagtgtagttttgatttgcatttccctgatgatcagtgatgatgaatatcttttcatgtgcctattaaaagtaattttatttctaaaatttaatataatcttttctctcctttgtctaTCTTAAAAGCACTTACCTAAAACCAGGAACACCCACCAGAGCCAGTACTGACCATCAAAATATCCAGGGAAATaggtagaaaactgaaaaataaagcaaaacattttatAGCAGCTTAGCAGGCACAATTTCACATTTTAACTTAAGGGCACACAAAACACAAGACTTTGTTACGCTAATACTGTCATTTAGCtcttacaataattttttaaaataagcaaaagtattttatatattactgatTTGAAATGGTTaccatatatgtaaatatatttcctttcatgCAAAAGCAATGTTGAAATATCGACTTTACAGACTCCTTGTTTTGAAAGTGCtcacatctgttttttttttaatcttttttttgcaCACATAATATCTGCCCTTCTAGAAATAGGTTTTGATGAGACTTTTACTTTGCTTACCCAGCACCAAAACAAACTATTTAACCTCCTTTCTAAGGAGCCCTCACATTCTCCTGCTCCTCCAGTCATGCCTTGACCTCGAAGCTTTAGCACATGCATCATGACAATCCCATTCCTTTGCCAGGGACTGACACATTATTCTGACCAATGGGAACTGCGGGCTGCTGAGAAGGTTTCCCTGCtcttaaagagaaaaggaagggaagagatagTTCCCTTTCTTCTGTTGAGCACTGCTGTGTTTATGATGTGATGTCTGAAACTGCCACAGCCATCTTAACCCTGAGGGAGGAGCAGCCAGACCTGCATGCTGAGCAGGAGTGTCAGTTTTCCCTGATGATGTCAATGAAACACTGATTTAACTAACCTCCCACCATGGCAGGCCTTGTTTTCTTGGGAAATAAATTTTCCCCACTGTTTTCTGAGCCATTTTGAGCTAGGTTTTCTGCTACTTGCAGACAAAGCCATCCTAGGGTACTGATACAAGTTGATTTATTcaattcagtttaaaaatttagttaaaagtttagtaaaaaaaagattggtaactaattttatctgttttctattGGGGGCTTTGGTGTCCAAGAGATTAacataatttaaacattaaaatatagtattttaggggctggccctgtggcgtggtggttgagttcagtacattcacttcagtggcccaggtgtggacctacactactcgtgagccgtgctgtggcagcaacccacatgcaaagtggaggaagataggcacagatgttagctcagggctaatcttcctcaagcaaaaaaagaggaagagtagcaacagatgttagctcagggctaatcatcctcagcaaaaaaataaaaaataaacatatatagtattttatttcttaacaaaataaCAATTAAGACTTAGAGAAGGAATGAAAAGCCTCTTTAGAGCTTGGGTTCTTAACCTAAAGTCCGTGTTTTAAATGAGTGTATACCAGCCATCTGGGGAAAAAGCCCGTAACTTTTATCAGTCTCAAAGGAACTTGgaatcttaaaaatgttaacaactgctttagaataaatatgtttgaaaaacCCCAGGGGTTAGTCAACaggcattaattaattaataatgcCAATTTATGACGAATACATTGGTTTTATCTATAAAGTTGACAACAGCAATAAAGATCTGAAATCAGAGAACACTTTAAGAGACTagattttttacaattttaaattacttCACGCAATTCTAACTAATTGGTAATTCCCAAATCACTAAAGATCTCTAATTTAGAGATAAGGCCCCCTAACAGAGCAGCACCTGTTAAACAGTTTTGGTTCCCCAAACATTTTGGCATAACCAGTGATGCTACTGATAACCAATCCTGGacgggaggagagaagagaaggaggaaggagggagaagccagaaggaaggagggaagaagacagaCTAAAGCTTTAGcagaattaatgagataaatGCCTGCTTTTGATAAGCCACCAAAGAGGTGACAGCCttccttttattataaaaataactaatttcaGAACATACACATATATCATCCTATTATATACATTAAGAACAGAGAAAGCAGCTGGTGAGCAATCTGCAGGACAGACGCCAGTGGGCCACAAATATTCACTACAAAGCTTGTGCGCGTGAGCCAAGTGCAACTGACTGAGGTTCAGCTTCATAAAACcagtaaaaagacaaaccaaaaataattttaaaggttGAGATAGTgcaaaaaaagcaaatgagataaaatcaaatatttgaagTTACTCTACTTGTTACCTCTCTATGGAGTCTATCTTTTCTGGTGTGCAACTTACCCTGACAATCAGGATCCACTTAATTAGAGAGAGACCAAATCCTGAAATGGCCCCATACCTTCCTGCAGCTGAGGTGGTCAggcaaaaagacaggaaaaaccCGATCCAGTTAAAGAGGAATGCCACTGTaaaagcagagagggagaaagcgtCAGTCATGTCCTGTTCCCAAGGAGCAAGAGTGCCCTCTACCTTTGCTTCTGCTTAAACGGCTTTTCCAGGGATGAAAGACAGCCCAGCCTGCCATTGGGAAtcctcaccccacctccccaaAACATCTATCCTTCCGTCTTCCTCccaaaagcaaacaagaaaacatcCTCTCTGTCAGGTGTCACACTGTTACATCTACTCCTATTCACTTTCAAAAATGCCTTAGCATCCACCAAACTGTATACTTATGACTTGTGCCCTTTACTGTGTGTGTTACACTTCAGCAAATAAATGCCTTGAACATTAAATTAGTGCCCCCAAATAATCTGATTCAAGTCATTCATCCTCCTGCTTCTATAAAGTTTGACAGCTTATATAACATCATCTCTAAAAGTGTTGCACTTCCTTCATATCTTTTTAACACAGCAAGTAAAAGAAATGGTTGCTTACTTCTAAGTgaggcacatggaaagataaatgaaaaataacatcaagtaggaaaaaaatcaggctGACTTTAATCCATTAGAATATAAAAGTTTGCAAGACGGAATTCATCAGACAAAGGCATTTAATTCCTGTCCTCAGGTCAGGTACGAGTAGAAGCAACGCTAAGGGGCCCTGCAGGCCTGAAAGATGAGGCTTAGCTCACGTAAAAACGCAGCATCCCCATAActgctttaattatattttccgcagatattcacagaaatagaacatgaAGAGAAAGGATGTTAAGATAAAAGTGTACTAAGCTCTGAATATCTCAGTAAAAGGGATCAAACAAAtagaatgtattaaaatattagctcaaatagttattttaattcaGTCAGATTCACCCATAATCCAAAGCATTCTGGGTTGTGGAAAATGGCTCTGCTATGTGTAAATACTTACTGAAAAAAGTTAACATGAAAATCCCATCGTTTCCTATCCTCAGCTGGTCAGCATCATCAAAATCATCCCGACCCACAAAATCCTCATcctaaatgaaaggaaaaacagtaaGGTAAATCACAATGTACTATTTCTAGGCAAAGGAaagatatcaaaaaaaaaaaagagaaagaggggctggtcccatggcctagcggttaagtttgggggctctgcttcggcagcccagggtttcgccggttcggatcctgggcgtggacatggcaccactcatcaggccacgttgaggtggcaccccacatgccacaactagaaggacccacaactaaaaatatacaaccatgtaccggggagatttggggaagaaaaagcaggaaaaaaaaaagaaaaagattggcaacagttattagctcacgtgccaatctttaaaaaatagagaaaaaaagagaaagggacaaaagTGAGAACCAGGAGAAGATGTACTGCTTTGGCTCAATTCAAAATGTAGCATTAAGGCTCAGGATGTgctaaaaatttcattttgtcttaTAAGTAAAAGACataattagagaaaaaaacaaatctttctcctatctccatagttttctaaacaaaaggaatttttcattttataaccaAGTTCTTCAACGAAACACTTCAAAAATTAGGAAGTTCACAAAACACtactcactctttcttttttgtaccTAAAAAAAGGatcttttgtatcttttattgctaaagaaaagaaaaaggaggggccggccccgtggtcaagtggttaagttcgagcactctgctttggcagcccagggtttctcaggttcagatcctggacacggacatggcaccgctcatcaggccacactgaggcggcgtcccacatgctacaactagaaggactcacaactaaaaatatgcaactgtgtaccaaggagctttggggagaaaaagggaaaaaaataaaatctttaaaaaaaaaaaaagaaagaaagaaaaagaagaacatttattTACACATGCGGCTGAAATTCTAGTAATCCATATCAGTAATCTAGGGCCTATTTAGGGCTCAGAATGTTAGTAATCCAGGGCTTATTAAGGATATAGCTCAAGTGCTTTATGAAACTGACATGGGGAAAAAAGGTCAGCATGGCCACACATGAAGAGTCTACAGGGCTGCCCACTGCCCAGCTCCATAACCATTGTTTACACTGGTATACGTCTGAAACAACCCCACCTCTAACCTTATTGGTGGATAGCATCCCTTCCATCCTAACTTGAAAACATAACATTGCAAGTCTAGAAGGAATATGATCTTGGCCAACACTGACACCAACTTATGTAGCCTACCTTTTCAACAGATGTAGGTATGtgtcaagaaattgaaaaataaatgaatatacgCTTCAAAGTAAAAGTAGTAGACTTGTACACAGTCCAATGAGGGttcctcaaatgaaaaaaaaaacccaaggggctggccccatggcctagtggttaagctcggcgTGCTCTACCttggtagcccaggttcagttcctgggcacagtccgacaccacttgttggtggtcatgctgtggcagcaattcacataaaaaatggaggaagactggcacagatgttagctcagggcaaatcttcctcagaaaaacaaaaacaaaaacaaaaactttagggaaaataaaacttgCCCTACACAGAAAAGAGGCTGGAAAATCCCTAAGGAGCTGTTCCCAGTAGTTCCCCTGGGGAATGGGAACTAGAGAAAGGGGAAGTGTCAGTGGCAGCCTGCATTTCTGAATTAACACATTTCATTTATTGCTTGAAATTTTTATCACAATGTGTTTgtgatctattttttaaaaaacaaaatacctaGTATTCTAACTTCATACCAGCAAGATAAAAAAGGCGTTGCCAAATTAGAAAGTAATTCTGTGTTTTGCATAAGTACTCAAAGATATACTACAAAAATACATGGAAGTAATTTCAAACAATATTGCAAATGCCTTCTAATAGTTCTTCCTGTCACTGGTGTCTCTACTACCGGGATTCCTCCTACAAATTGTTGCCAAGTTAATGTTTCTAAAACACACACCTGTCTTACCACACACCCGGCTCTAAACCTCTGAAGGATTCTGTGACCTACACCTAAGTCTAAATGCCTCAGCCTAGCATTCAGAAGATTCTACAACCTACAGTTCTGGTCACAAACTCTTTGCTCAAGCAAAACCAACTACTGCATGCAAAGAACCTGCTCTGCACCTGGCTGAATTCATGCCTACTTTGTGGGCTTTTCCCTCTCGAATGTTCTTATCCATCAAAACCTGGGGCCCATTTCAAACCCCATCTTTTCCACAATCACACAGTAAGAAGTCACAGTTCTTAATACTCACTGCTCTTGTGCTGCTCCTGAGATATGGGTATTTGTGGGCCTTTTCTCCAGTGCGATTTTAAGCTCTTGTACGGCAGGAAGATTGCCTTATACAAAGCTTTCTACCTATCCACTGCAAAATACACAGCACATTGCATAACAAAGTGCTCTACACATTTGCTAATAACAGAACCATGTAAGAGGTTCCTAGATATGCACACTTGTCAAATAAAAGTATTCTAAAGAGTTCTGTGATTAATCAGAACTAACCTCCTGGTCTATTTCTATGGGACAGTTACCATATATTCCAATAGGTTTACAGAGTACAGACAGTCTGCACTTTGGAGTCTAGAATATCTGGGTTTGACTCTCACCTATGCTACTTATTGGCTATATGACttggggcaaattacttaatctttctgggcctcaatttttgcatctataaaatggagataacataaTCTCTACCTTGCGAGGTTATTGTGAGGACtggaaacattatttaaaatatggaaaagcaCCAAGCACAGTACCAAGCATGTCATTTGCTCCCAATACCTGGTAATTATATTAAGACTGTTTGCCCTTAGAcaataagctccatgaggattCTTAGCTTCTCCCTGGCCACTTACAGGGACTGAATGCATATCACCATGTAGCATGAGCCTAGTCTGAGCTTATAAACTATTATTTCTGCCAAGCAGTGGCTTTAGGAGCTCCACTCCGCATTGGAGGTGTGGTCTGTAAACAGTCCACTACCCTAAAGTCTGAACTTCTGGGGCCTGTGCCACTGCACTATGCAGACTGAGCTTCTATTCTTGTTCTTATCTTTCACTCTGGTTTCCTGCCAGAACTAGTGCCTGGAACCCTGATCGCCCCACATTCCTGGGGACTGGATCCGGTTCCCTATTCTCTCAACGTCTGGCCCAAGGCCCTACCTGCATCAGCTTCAACCtggataaatatttatgaaaccaCATCTATATCACTTACAGGTCTCACATCAAGAACCAAGAGTGCCCAAAAGTCTCCATCTGGCTTTCAtcacccccatccccactcccatGAATCAACATCAGGCCAGATGGGATCTGAATTCACTCTGCCCCCCAGATGGCATGATCTGGACTGCTGGTGGCACAGGGTTCATCAAGATGATTGCTGGGGCCCTTTTATGAGTTTAAGTCTTAGAAGGTGCACTTATTGATTCTCTCCATAGATTTCTCTAGCAGCTATCTACCTAAGACCAAAATAGTAAGTGTGCAGAATGAAGGCAAAGTCAGTGTGTCTCCTAAATCAGCTCCTGCTCCAAGATGTTTCAGCCATGCCAGGAGACCTGAGAAAGTGGTGGGATGGTagagacagagggaaaataaGCTGGCTTGACTAGTGATTTTCTGTTCATTTGGAACTTTTACCTTATCATTTTCAGGAAGAGGTGAGTTTACTATCCCAAAAGAAAAtgtacttgttttttaaaattagctgtACTTTCACTAACCAAtataatcataaataataaatcaaaagtgGATAATGAAAAGAACTTAATTCCCATAAAGCAGCCATTAAGTAACACGATAAACCGGACTTACTCTTCCAGGAACCAAAGGGATAGTAGCTTCAGCCTTGGTTCTCTCGGCTTCATCATAAGTGGGCAGTGTTGTGGCCACATTGTAAGATGGGGGCTTTGGAAACCCAGACTCATCTTTGTAGTCAAAATATGCTGCAGAATAAAAAGGCAGTCACAAACATCTGATGATTAGCTGAACAGAGGAAGACGAGGATTTCCACTAACTCTGGCAAACAAAAACCGGCCATCCCTTTAATTGTACATACAGAATAACTGAATCAAAAGGTTTACTGATGACTATGAGATgggcagtgattttcaaagtgatccacttttcaattatttaaattcCAGGCTCACTTTGCGCCCCCTTCCAAGTGCTTTGAACACTTTTTCCAACTGTTATGTGGTGTGTTCATATTAACATAAGGAAATGTTCATATTGACATAAGGAAAACATTTAAGCTAAAAGGACTTCACGTATGTGTTTGTCAATCTGTACCATGGTTTCCtctcattaaaaacataaaaaagtaaaattcatttctcacaggtTTGTTTTAGCACTTTGATTCTTTCACgttatttttactatatattatTATCTACGCTGTGCCTAAGGTAACTAATTCAGTTACAGAACCATTATTTATCTGTATtaaatctttcatttcctctgtTTAACATTGCACTTCATTTCAGTGACTTTTATTACAAAAGATTCAATAGTTATTATTAGAAAAGatctatttacaaataaatttctaagcaatttttggaaaaacaagaatTGTGAAAAAATTCCTGTAGTTCATCAagattaacatttttctttcttctttccctctttggtTAATTGTAATTAACTTCCAAAATTTTTACCGTAATGTATTCTCAAAATTATCAATCAATACTATTCACTTcattaacagaaaaaaggagTGTACTTCTACTGTCTTGATATGGGCACAAAAAGcagttgataaaattcaacaactactaaaaataaaaacacttagcaaattaagaatgaaagaaaactttcttAATCTGATCACAAGTCCTAGGAAAAACCTAGAATAAACatcataattaattttaaattattaaaacctTTCTC
The nucleotide sequence above comes from Equus przewalskii isolate Varuska chromosome 13, EquPr2, whole genome shotgun sequence. Encoded proteins:
- the NDFIP1 gene encoding NEDD4 family-interacting protein 1, coding for MALALAALAAVEPACGSRYQQLQNEEEPGEPEQAAGDAPPPYSSISAESAAYFDYKDESGFPKPPSYNVATTLPTYDEAERTKAEATIPLVPGRDEDFVGRDDFDDADQLRIGNDGIFMLTFFMAFLFNWIGFFLSFCLTTSAAGRYGAISGFGLSLIKWILIVRFSTYFPGYFDGQYWLWWVFLVLGFLLFLRGFINYAKVRKMPETFSNLPRTRVLFIY